The following proteins come from a genomic window of Bartonella apihabitans:
- the fdxH gene encoding formate dehydrogenase subunit beta, which yields MININPPTQDKIEPQIGPDDYIRISASPAPKPKRKLEEIAKLIDVSRCIGCKACQSACSEWNELNPEIGDNVGVYDNPRDLSPDAFTIMRFTEWVNPETDALEWLIRKDGCMHCSEPGCLAACPSPGAIVQYSNGIVDFIHDKCIGCGYCIKGCPFNIPRVSQVTHRAYKCTLCSDRVAVGQKPACAKTCPTEAIMFGTKAELKEHAKERIADLKARGYKNAGLYDPQGVGGTHVMYVLHHADQPSIYANLPEDPHISPIVKTWKGISKYFGLGAIAAAILGAAAHGIFIGRTRVTKHDEERAEKTLKDIEHDA from the coding sequence ATGATTAATATTAATCCTCCAACACAGGATAAAATCGAACCGCAGATCGGTCCGGATGACTACATCCGGATTTCCGCTTCGCCAGCGCCGAAACCAAAGCGAAAATTGGAAGAAATAGCCAAGCTGATTGATGTTTCACGCTGCATCGGTTGCAAAGCTTGCCAATCCGCCTGTTCGGAGTGGAACGAGCTGAACCCCGAAATTGGTGACAATGTCGGTGTTTATGATAACCCGCGTGACCTTTCGCCGGACGCTTTTACAATTATGCGTTTCACAGAATGGGTTAATCCGGAAACCGATGCACTGGAATGGCTTATCCGCAAGGATGGTTGTATGCATTGTTCGGAACCGGGATGTCTTGCTGCTTGTCCGTCACCGGGCGCTATTGTGCAATATTCAAACGGTATTGTGGATTTTATTCACGATAAATGCATCGGTTGCGGTTATTGCATTAAAGGCTGTCCGTTCAATATTCCGCGTGTCTCGCAAGTAACGCACAGAGCCTATAAATGCACTTTGTGTTCGGACCGTGTTGCTGTTGGACAAAAGCCTGCTTGTGCAAAAACCTGCCCGACCGAAGCCATTATGTTCGGGACAAAAGCCGAGCTTAAGGAACACGCCAAAGAGCGCATTGCCGATCTGAAAGCCCGTGGTTACAAGAATGCCGGCCTTTATGACCCGCAAGGTGTTGGTGGAACGCACGTTATGTATGTTCTTCACCATGCCGATCAGCCAAGCATTTATGCAAACTTGCCGGAAGACCCGCACATTTCGCCGATTGTCAAAACGTGGAAGGGCATTTCCAAATATTTCGGACTTGGTGCTATTGCTGCTGCTATCCTTGGAGCTGCCGCACATGGTATCTTCATCGGACGCACAAGAGTAACCAAGCACGACGAAGAACGTGCCGAGAAAACCTTGAAGGATATCGAACATGACGCATAA